One window from the genome of Streptomyces sp. NBC_01476 encodes:
- a CDS encoding sigma factor — protein sequence MRGKSQIKTVDGGDRQAVEGLVQETMLRAWRNLHVLHDDPKAAHPWPLTVARERTGWLLPP from the coding sequence ATGAGGGGAAAATCGCAGATCAAGACCGTAGACGGCGGAGACCGGCAGGCCGTCGAGGGCCTGGTGCAGGAGACCATGCTGCGCGCCTGGAGGAACCTCCACGTGTTGCACGACGACCCGAAGGCAGCACACCCGTGGCCGCTGACCGTCGCCCGAGAGAGAACCGGATGGCTACTGCCGCCGTAA